The following are from one region of the Pelotomaculum isophthalicicum JI genome:
- the yihA gene encoding ribosome biogenesis GTP-binding protein YihA/YsxC, whose amino-acid sequence MKITSAEFVASAVKAANYPAGELAEVALAGRSNVGKSSLLNKVVNRKALARTSNTPGRTRLINFFLINGQFHLVDLPGYGYARVSASERENWGKMIESYLTGRKNLKGILLLIDSRHPPTAQDIQVFGWFKDNGIPVAVVATKADKMSRSKLLRSMQTIRKELPLAGEDMLTPFSAETGQGREELLSIIEQWVNITERTS is encoded by the coding sequence ATGAAAATAACCAGCGCAGAATTCGTTGCCAGCGCGGTTAAAGCCGCTAATTACCCGGCCGGGGAACTTGCTGAGGTTGCCCTGGCCGGGCGTTCTAATGTGGGGAAGTCGTCCCTGCTGAATAAAGTTGTCAACAGAAAGGCGCTGGCCCGCACCAGCAATACCCCGGGACGTACCCGCCTGATAAACTTTTTCCTGATTAACGGGCAGTTTCATCTGGTGGACCTGCCGGGCTACGGGTATGCCAGGGTATCTGCCAGTGAAAGAGAAAATTGGGGTAAAATGATTGAATCCTATCTGACCGGGAGGAAAAACTTAAAGGGCATTTTACTGCTTATTGACAGCCGCCACCCGCCGACAGCCCAGGACATTCAAGTGTTCGGCTGGTTTAAGGACAACGGCATACCGGTAGCGGTTGTCGCGACAAAAGCTGATAAAATGTCGCGTTCGAAGTTGCTTCGTTCTATGCAGACAATCAGAAAGGAATTACCGCTGGCCGGGGAAGACATGTTGACGCCGTTTTCCGCGGAAACCGGCCAAGGCCGTGAAGAACTGCTGAGTATAATTGAACAATGGGTGAATATTACTGAAAGAACATCATGA
- the lon gene encoding endopeptidase La, with protein MDSEIKTLPLLPLRGILVFPYMVIHLDVGREKSVVAIEEAMIHDRVIFLATQKEAQTDDPGQDDIFDIGTVAEVKQLLKLPGGTIRVLVEGLARAKVKHFITNEPYFQVEIEQYSENFQKNSEIEALMRSLVYQFEQYVKLSKRIPPEAVVSVVNLDEPGRLADIVASHLTLRIEDKQSILESVNISQRLEKLCAIVAKELEIVELERKINIRVRKQMEKTQKEYYLREQLKAIQRELGEKDERVAESEDLRDKIAQAKLPKEVEEKAIKEVERLEKMPPMAAEAAVVRNYLDWLLSLPWNKSTRDRLDLKMAETILEEDHYGLKTVKERILEYLAIRKLAKKMKGPIICFVGPPGVGKTSLGRSIARALERKFVRMSLGGVRDEAEIRGHRRTYVGAMPGRIIQGIRQAGSRNPVFLLDEIDKMSMDFRGDPSAALLEVLDMEQNNTFSDHYIESPFDLSNVMFITTANVQQNIPRPLLDRMEVIYLSGYTEEEKVQIAMRHLCPKQVKEHGLSKDMLKISENTIRKIIREYTRESGVRNLERQIAAICRKTARQIVTDKTKKVLVNTQNLGQFLGTPRFRYGVAEQDDQVGVATGLAWTEVGGDTLAIEITIYKGSGRLTLTGKLGDVMKESAQAGYSYIRSRADELGINEEFYDKQDIHIHVPEGAIPKDGPSAGITMATALASAITGRKVRHDVAMTGEITLRGRVLPVGGIKEKVLAAHRAGIKTLLLPKDNKKDLDDIPKKVKDKMKFILVDHMDEVLETALAEKEYRTEGLDAVPPVVSPEVYHPAVISEGGTPVPS; from the coding sequence ATGGATTCAGAAATTAAGACTTTGCCTTTACTGCCTTTAAGGGGTATCCTGGTCTTTCCCTATATGGTCATTCACCTGGATGTCGGCCGCGAGAAGTCGGTGGTTGCCATAGAGGAAGCGATGATCCACGACCGGGTTATTTTCCTTGCCACCCAGAAAGAAGCGCAGACTGACGATCCGGGGCAGGATGATATTTTTGATATTGGTACTGTCGCTGAAGTTAAACAACTTTTAAAACTGCCGGGCGGCACCATCCGGGTGTTGGTAGAAGGATTGGCCAGAGCTAAGGTCAAACATTTTATAACTAACGAGCCATATTTTCAGGTAGAGATTGAACAATACTCCGAAAACTTTCAAAAAAACAGTGAGATAGAAGCGCTGATGCGCAGTCTGGTTTACCAGTTTGAACAATATGTTAAACTGTCCAAGCGCATTCCGCCCGAAGCGGTTGTTTCCGTCGTTAATCTTGACGAACCCGGACGTCTGGCTGATATTGTCGCTTCACACCTGACATTGCGCATTGAAGATAAGCAAAGCATCCTTGAGTCTGTAAATATATCTCAACGTCTTGAAAAACTGTGCGCTATCGTGGCAAAAGAGCTGGAAATCGTTGAATTGGAGCGCAAGATTAACATTCGTGTCCGCAAACAAATGGAAAAGACCCAAAAGGAATATTATTTGCGTGAACAGTTGAAAGCGATCCAGCGCGAGCTCGGCGAAAAAGATGAACGGGTGGCCGAGAGCGAAGATCTTAGAGATAAAATCGCTCAAGCCAAGCTGCCAAAAGAAGTGGAAGAGAAAGCCATCAAAGAAGTGGAAAGGCTTGAGAAAATGCCGCCGATGGCGGCGGAAGCGGCAGTAGTGCGCAACTATTTGGACTGGCTTTTATCCTTGCCGTGGAACAAATCTACCAGAGACCGGCTTGATCTGAAAATGGCTGAAACTATTTTGGAAGAAGACCATTACGGATTAAAAACGGTAAAGGAACGTATTTTGGAATACCTGGCAATCCGGAAGCTGGCCAAGAAAATGAAAGGCCCGATTATCTGTTTTGTTGGACCGCCAGGTGTGGGTAAAACTTCTCTTGGCCGTTCTATAGCCCGAGCCCTGGAGCGGAAATTTGTCCGCATGTCCCTGGGCGGGGTGCGCGATGAAGCTGAGATCCGGGGGCACCGCCGCACTTATGTCGGCGCCATGCCGGGGCGGATCATCCAGGGCATACGTCAGGCCGGCTCCAGGAACCCGGTGTTCCTGCTGGATGAAATTGACAAGATGAGCATGGATTTTCGCGGCGACCCGTCCGCGGCGCTGCTCGAAGTGTTGGATATGGAACAGAACAACACTTTTAGCGATCACTATATTGAATCTCCGTTCGACTTGTCCAATGTCATGTTTATCACCACGGCGAATGTGCAGCAAAACATTCCCAGACCGTTGCTGGACCGGATGGAGGTAATCTATCTGTCTGGTTACACGGAAGAGGAGAAAGTTCAGATCGCCATGCGCCATCTCTGCCCCAAGCAAGTAAAGGAACACGGATTAAGTAAAGACATGCTGAAGATTTCTGAAAATACTATTCGCAAGATTATCCGGGAATACACCAGGGAATCAGGCGTGCGGAATCTGGAAAGACAGATAGCGGCAATCTGCCGTAAGACTGCCAGGCAGATTGTCACCGACAAGACTAAAAAAGTCCTGGTGAATACGCAAAACTTAGGCCAATTTTTGGGCACGCCCCGCTTCCGTTACGGTGTGGCGGAACAGGATGACCAGGTGGGTGTGGCGACAGGCTTGGCCTGGACAGAAGTAGGCGGCGATACGCTGGCGATTGAAATCACTATTTATAAAGGAAGCGGCCGGCTTACTTTAACCGGTAAACTGGGTGACGTGATGAAAGAATCGGCGCAAGCCGGTTACAGCTACATCCGGAGCCGGGCTGACGAACTGGGTATTAATGAGGAGTTTTACGATAAACAGGATATTCACATTCATGTCCCCGAAGGGGCGATTCCTAAAGACGGTCCCTCGGCGGGCATTACCATGGCTACTGCCCTGGCTTCTGCCATTACCGGGCGCAAGGTGCGGCATGATGTGGCCATGACTGGTGAAATTACCTTGCGGGGCCGGGTGCTTCCGGTGGGCGGGATCAAGGAAAAGGTGCTGGCAGCCCACCGTGCCGGTATAAAAACGCTGCTTTTACCAAAAGATAATAAGAAAGACTTGGACGATATTCCTAAAAAGGTTAAAGATAAGATGAAATTTATCCTGGTGGACCACATGGACGAAGTTTTGGAGACAGCTCTTGCGGAAAAAGAATACAGAACCGAAGGGCTTGACGCTGTTCCCCCGGTGGTGTCGCCGGAAGTTTATCACCCTGCTGTAATAAGCGAGGGAGGCACCCCTGTACCGTCATGA
- a CDS encoding ABC transporter substrate-binding protein: MRPVFSIKIAVIILLIILIVLTLYKSVLKKPAPKQEVHTIRVLESVRSPYFLPQYLALNLGFFKEQDLDVKITTTSPEAIRAALADQRTDVALCGLQKIIFNPDDPGREKTAPIVFATMACRDGSFLLARKNDSDFRWLDMKDKTIIGSPHNDSSEIALEDVLRKAGILPYRQVTIYHNIPETLRVGAFRAGTGNYLQLLEPEATVAEMKGYGQVVASVGAAGEDMTITAYAALPGYIESHPETIQRFTNAIYKAQLWLKQHSAEEAARAVYPSFSNLEMQVLIKSIERYGTLRIWADNPVVEREPYERFNIAAKNAGEIAAPVPYDTTVVTNFARQAVETVIYVQETEKKKRKSFMMFFQ, from the coding sequence TTGCGTCCAGTATTCTCTATCAAGATTGCTGTAATCATCCTCCTGATCATATTAATTGTTTTAACCTTATATAAAAGTGTGCTTAAAAAACCTGCCCCGAAACAGGAGGTTCACACCATCCGGGTATTGGAGTCGGTAAGGTCGCCGTATTTCCTGCCCCAATACCTGGCCCTGAATTTGGGCTTTTTTAAAGAACAAGACCTGGATGTAAAAATAACCACGACCAGTCCTGAGGCCATCCGCGCCGCTTTGGCCGACCAGAGAACAGATGTGGCTCTTTGCGGCTTGCAAAAAATAATCTTCAACCCGGACGATCCCGGAAGAGAAAAGACTGCTCCAATAGTCTTCGCCACCATGGCCTGCCGGGACGGGTCCTTTCTTTTAGCCAGGAAAAACGATTCCGATTTTCGTTGGCTAGATATGAAAGACAAAACAATTATCGGCAGTCCTCATAACGACAGTTCAGAAATTGCGCTGGAAGATGTTCTTAGAAAGGCCGGCATCCTTCCCTACAGGCAGGTGACCATTTATCACAACATCCCTGAAACATTGCGCGTTGGCGCTTTTCGCGCCGGAACGGGCAATTACCTTCAGTTGCTGGAACCAGAGGCTACCGTCGCTGAAATGAAAGGTTACGGCCAGGTGGTCGCCTCGGTGGGTGCGGCGGGGGAGGATATGACAATTACAGCTTACGCCGCCTTGCCCGGATATATCGAATCTCATCCGGAAACAATCCAAAGGTTCACAAACGCAATATACAAGGCCCAACTTTGGTTAAAACAACACAGTGCCGAAGAAGCAGCCAGAGCGGTTTATCCGTCGTTTTCCAATCTTGAAATGCAGGTTTTGATAAAATCCATCGAACGGTACGGTACATTAAGGATATGGGCGGATAATCCGGTAGTCGAACGGGAACCTTATGAAAGATTCAACATAGCGGCAAAAAATGCCGGAGAAATTGCCGCGCCCGTTCCTTACGACACTACCGTTGTCACTAATTTCGCCCGGCAAGCGGTTGAAACGGTAATATACGTTCAGGAAACAGAAAAGAAAAAAAGAAAATCATTCATGATGTTCTTTCAGTAA
- the lonB gene encoding ATP-dependent protease LonB, whose product MGEYSSGFGSLLTFIQVFFAVVIGLYFWNLLKNQHSSKNVLEKESKREMEKLKKLRSISLTEPLTEKTRPTSFEDIIGQTEGLKSLRAALCGPNPQHLIIYGPPGVGKTAAARLVLEEAKKNACSPFKEDAKFIEIDATTARFDERGIADPLIGSVHDPIYQGAGAMGVAGIPQPKPGAVTKAHGGMLFIDEIGELHPNQINKLLKVMEDRKVLLESAYYSAEDPNIPSHIHDIFQNGLPADFRMVGATTRGPEQIAPAIRSRCLEVYFRQLLPDEIETIAANAAEKIKMPLSAGALEVLKKYATNGREAVNIIQIAAGLVITEERGEIRTADIEWVVQSGQYAPRPDKKIPDHPQVGLVNGLAVYGPGMGVLLEVEANALPVAREQGKLTVTGLVEEEEMGGGGKTIRRKSMARSSVENVLTVLRRAMACDPRDYDIHVNLPGGAPTDGPSAGVTIATAVYSAILGLPVDNTVAMTGEVSIRGLVKPVGGIVAKVEAARRAGARKVLIPAENYQELFSDFTGIEVIPVNRLEEVMRAALVTMPVLGKKLERQATTPPEVLSANGFMAGHSL is encoded by the coding sequence ATGGGAGAGTATTCTTCCGGTTTTGGCAGCTTATTGACTTTTATTCAGGTCTTTTTCGCGGTGGTTATCGGCTTATATTTTTGGAATTTGTTAAAAAATCAGCACAGCAGCAAAAACGTATTGGAAAAGGAATCAAAAAGGGAGATGGAAAAGCTAAAAAAGCTGCGTTCTATTTCCCTGACTGAACCCCTTACTGAAAAAACTCGCCCGACCAGTTTCGAAGATATTATCGGGCAAACGGAGGGGTTGAAGTCTTTGCGCGCAGCTCTTTGCGGGCCAAATCCCCAGCATTTGATTATTTACGGGCCGCCTGGTGTCGGCAAAACCGCCGCGGCCAGACTGGTGCTGGAAGAAGCTAAAAAAAACGCCTGCTCACCATTTAAGGAGGACGCTAAATTTATTGAAATTGACGCCACCACGGCCCGTTTTGACGAGCGGGGCATTGCCGACCCGTTGATTGGATCGGTCCACGATCCAATTTACCAGGGAGCGGGCGCGATGGGTGTCGCGGGCATTCCCCAGCCTAAACCCGGCGCTGTGACGAAGGCGCATGGAGGAATGTTGTTTATTGATGAAATCGGCGAACTTCATCCCAATCAGATAAACAAGCTGTTAAAAGTGATGGAAGACCGCAAGGTCCTTCTGGAGAGCGCTTATTATAGCGCGGAGGACCCCAATATACCCTCGCATATTCATGATATCTTTCAGAATGGATTGCCGGCGGACTTCAGGATGGTGGGCGCGACTACAAGGGGTCCGGAACAAATTGCGCCGGCTATCCGCTCCCGTTGTCTGGAAGTCTATTTTCGCCAGTTATTGCCCGACGAAATCGAAACGATTGCCGCTAACGCGGCTGAAAAAATTAAGATGCCTCTCAGCGCGGGAGCGCTTGAAGTGTTGAAAAAATATGCCACGAACGGACGCGAGGCTGTAAATATTATTCAAATCGCCGCGGGGTTGGTTATAACCGAAGAGCGGGGAGAGATCCGCACCGCCGATATTGAGTGGGTTGTCCAAAGCGGTCAGTACGCGCCGCGTCCCGATAAAAAAATACCTGACCATCCTCAGGTCGGGCTGGTCAATGGCCTTGCGGTGTATGGCCCGGGAATGGGGGTTCTCCTCGAAGTGGAAGCTAACGCTCTGCCCGTTGCCAGGGAACAAGGCAAGTTAACTGTTACCGGGCTGGTGGAAGAAGAGGAGATGGGGGGAGGCGGCAAAACTATTCGCCGCAAGAGTATGGCCAGAAGTTCGGTGGAAAATGTTCTGACCGTACTGCGGCGGGCTATGGCATGTGATCCCCGCGACTATGATATCCATGTTAATTTGCCTGGAGGAGCGCCTACCGACGGGCCTTCGGCAGGTGTTACCATAGCCACGGCTGTTTATTCGGCAATCCTTGGCCTGCCGGTGGACAACACAGTGGCTATGACCGGTGAGGTCTCTATTCGCGGCCTAGTCAAGCCGGTGGGCGGAATAGTGGCCAAGGTGGAGGCCGCCCGCCGGGCTGGAGCCAGAAAAGTGTTAATACCTGCTGAAAACTACCAGGAACTGTTCAGTGATTTTACCGGGATTGAAGTGATTCCTGTTAATCGCTTAGAAGAAGTTATGCGTGCAGCGTTAGTTACCATGCCGGTGTTGGGCAAAAAATTGGAGCGGCAGGCTACAACCCCGCCGGAAGTGTTAAGCGCTAATGGCTTCATGGCGGGACATTCATTGTAA
- a CDS encoding HD-GYP domain-containing protein, whose protein sequence is MEISVDLCRMLSTLSLCLDFTSEGIQRHHQRVAYIGLSLGKEIGLTDEEKNLIFMASIIHDAGVSTWQEKNKLINFEVENPWDHCKKGYEKISGVDILCPVAEIILSHHDRFDGNNISGLYGKEIPLIARIVHLADRVEVLLRHDTHVLKQYNGVTHAIEKLSEQAFDPELVSAFKNLAGRESFWLELTSPFLSHGQTNVCLNSIVNINEKDMKQMATMFASVIDEKSPFTHRHSQGVAAVAVHLAAAMGFGREEVFLIELAGLLHDIGKLSIPDEILEKPGSLTAEEFAVIKQHTYYTYQILSEAGAPYPIPEWAAYHHEKLDGSGYPFHLDASQLETGSRILAVADVFTALREDRPYRPGMSKRNIEEIMGKMVTTAALDSKVVNVLLDLYDKLDEVFTAIALE, encoded by the coding sequence ATGGAAATATCAGTTGATCTATGCCGCATGCTTTCGACGCTGTCTCTCTGTCTGGATTTTACAAGCGAGGGAATCCAACGGCATCATCAGAGGGTAGCCTATATCGGATTAAGTTTGGGTAAAGAAATTGGCCTGACAGACGAAGAAAAAAACCTTATTTTTATGGCGTCCATAATTCATGACGCTGGTGTCAGCACTTGGCAGGAAAAAAATAAGCTAATAAATTTTGAGGTGGAAAATCCGTGGGATCATTGTAAAAAAGGTTATGAGAAGATTTCCGGTGTAGACATTTTATGTCCGGTTGCCGAGATCATCTTAAGTCACCATGACCGCTTCGACGGCAACAACATATCCGGGCTTTACGGCAAGGAAATACCATTAATTGCGCGGATCGTCCACCTGGCCGACCGTGTGGAAGTTTTGCTGAGACATGATACGCATGTTTTAAAACAGTATAACGGTGTGACGCATGCGATAGAAAAGCTTTCCGAACAGGCCTTTGATCCGGAGCTTGTGTCTGCTTTTAAAAACCTGGCCGGCCGGGAAAGTTTCTGGTTAGAATTAACATCACCTTTTTTATCACACGGACAAACGAACGTCTGTTTAAATTCAATAGTTAATATTAATGAAAAAGACATGAAACAGATGGCAACAATGTTTGCCAGTGTAATTGATGAAAAAAGTCCTTTCACTCATAGACATTCCCAAGGCGTGGCGGCAGTGGCTGTGCACCTTGCCGCCGCAATGGGTTTTGGACGTGAAGAGGTCTTTTTAATAGAACTAGCCGGACTTTTGCATGACATAGGCAAACTCTCAATACCAGACGAAATTCTAGAGAAGCCGGGCTCTCTCACCGCGGAGGAATTCGCGGTAATTAAGCAACACACTTACTACACTTACCAAATTCTTAGTGAGGCCGGCGCTCCTTATCCAATTCCGGAGTGGGCCGCCTACCACCACGAAAAACTGGACGGCAGCGGTTATCCATTCCACTTGGATGCTTCACAGTTAGAGACCGGTTCAAGGATTTTAGCTGTCGCAGACGTTTTCACAGCTCTCCGTGAAGATCGTCCCTACAGACCGGGTATGAGCAAAAGAAATATTGAGGAAATTATGGGCAAGATGGTCACTACCGCCGCGTTAGACAGCAAAGTGGTCAATGTTCTTTTGGATCTATATGATAAATTAGATGAAGTGTTCACTGCCATAGCACTTGAATAG
- a CDS encoding type II toxin-antitoxin system RelE/ParE family toxin — protein sequence MEKKPQYKVIVSDRARQMLAGHVRFLAQKSPAAARRVKNDLIEAILSLHQMPERFPFLNAEFIPLNKYHKMFVEKWYLILYQIKDQTVYVDYIVDCRQDYGWLVR from the coding sequence ATGGAAAAGAAGCCTCAATATAAGGTGATTGTTTCCGACCGTGCCCGTCAGATGCTGGCGGGCCATGTCCGTTTTCTGGCGCAGAAAAGCCCCGCCGCCGCCCGCAGAGTGAAAAACGATCTAATAGAAGCCATCCTTTCCCTGCATCAAATGCCGGAGCGTTTCCCGTTTCTAAACGCTGAATTTATACCGCTCAATAAGTATCACAAGATGTTCGTAGAGAAGTGGTATCTCATTTTGTATCAGATTAAAGATCAGACGGTATATGTTGACTATATCGTGGATTGCAGGCAGGATTACGGGTGGCTGGTGCGGTAG
- a CDS encoding GGDEF domain-containing protein, with protein MSSPVITAEILDSVSKVASIMEKYKIGGLPVLDEGKQLCGIITSRDVRNTHHNRIVADAMSKDVVHVSKNTSLWDVKSILEEKKLERLPVLDDCKLVGIITKTDILVEIGRHTDPLTGLMTGSYIRYLAENILNDRNELTVIFFDLNGFGLINKSHGHVYGDRCLKIVGQIFAENTSGGLYFPGRYAGDEFIVVTTENKDDAGLWANEIIKKIANITKKKGMPVSIAAGVAGGRRKNARAQTHLSATVDDLINSASLASTLSKQHCVPVTFSN; from the coding sequence ATGTCTTCTCCCGTTATCACAGCCGAAATCCTGGATAGCGTTAGTAAAGTGGCTTCAATTATGGAAAAATATAAAATAGGCGGTCTTCCAGTTTTAGATGAAGGAAAACAATTGTGTGGCATTATAACCTCTCGGGACGTGCGTAACACCCACCACAATCGTATTGTTGCCGACGCCATGAGCAAAGATGTAGTACATGTTAGTAAAAATACTTCTCTATGGGATGTTAAAAGCATTCTTGAGGAAAAAAAACTGGAAAGGCTACCGGTTTTAGATGACTGCAAACTAGTCGGAATTATTACTAAAACTGATATTCTGGTTGAAATCGGCAGGCATACAGATCCGCTAACCGGGCTTATGACAGGTTCATATATAAGATATCTAGCTGAAAACATCCTGAATGACAGGAATGAACTTACGGTCATATTTTTTGACCTAAATGGTTTCGGACTTATTAACAAAAGTCATGGACATGTTTACGGAGATCGTTGTTTGAAAATAGTCGGGCAAATTTTTGCCGAAAACACATCCGGCGGACTCTATTTTCCAGGGCGCTATGCCGGGGATGAATTCATAGTAGTGACCACAGAAAACAAAGATGATGCCGGTTTATGGGCCAATGAAATAATAAAAAAAATAGCCAATATCACAAAGAAAAAGGGCATGCCAGTAAGTATCGCCGCTGGAGTGGCAGGCGGCCGCAGAAAAAACGCGCGTGCACAAACACATCTTTCTGCGACAGTTGATGACTTAATCAATTCGGCCAGCCTTGCCTCGACTTTATCAAAGCAACATTGTGTGCCGGTTACATTTTCAAATTGA
- a CDS encoding type II toxin-antitoxin system Phd/YefM family antitoxin yields the protein MQIKPSANIRQNYNEIAALCKSTDEPVYLTKNGEGDLVVMDIEAFTRREKMLKLREELLAVEEDRLAGRAGTTPDELDSYLESIIDEVEHGKEASI from the coding sequence ATGCAGATTAAACCGTCCGCAAACATCCGGCAGAACTACAATGAGATTGCGGCATTATGCAAGTCTACCGATGAGCCGGTGTATCTTACCAAAAACGGCGAGGGCGATCTCGTGGTGATGGATATAGAGGCGTTTACCCGCCGTGAAAAAATGCTGAAGCTGCGGGAAGAACTGCTGGCCGTTGAAGAAGACCGTTTGGCCGGTCGTGCCGGAACGACGCCGGATGAACTGGACAGCTATCTGGAAAGCATCATTGACGAGGTGGAGCATGGAAAAGAAGCCTCAATATAA
- a CDS encoding DNA-deoxyinosine glycosylase: MPEISSFNPIVDNRSKVLILGTMPGPESLRQNQYYANANNKFWNIIYEIFGRIPDLEYEKKVIFLLNRRIALWDVLDSCSREGALDANITNGKPNNFLNFFEKYSNIEYVFFNGTSAYKLFKKYSKQDFNNIRKYIILPSTSPTPGRYVKPYKIKLSEWITLLEYMN, from the coding sequence ATGCCAGAAATTAGTTCATTCAATCCGATTGTCGATAACAGGTCAAAAGTTTTAATCCTTGGAACAATGCCGGGACCAGAATCACTTCGTCAAAATCAATATTATGCAAATGCTAATAATAAATTCTGGAACATAATATATGAAATTTTTGGACGTATTCCAGACCTAGAGTACGAAAAGAAAGTTATTTTTTTACTTAATAGAAGAATTGCTCTGTGGGATGTGTTAGATAGTTGTTCAAGAGAAGGAGCACTTGATGCCAACATAACAAATGGTAAGCCAAACAATTTTTTGAATTTTTTTGAAAAGTATTCTAACATTGAATATGTTTTCTTCAACGGAACATCGGCTTACAAGCTGTTTAAGAAATATTCCAAACAAGATTTTAATAATATTCGTAAGTACATCATATTACCATCGACAAGTCCTACGCCTGGAAGATATGTTAAACCTTATAAAATAAAATTATCAGAATGGATAACTCTTTTGGAATATATGAATTGA